One Cuculus canorus isolate bCucCan1 chromosome 1, bCucCan1.pri, whole genome shotgun sequence DNA segment encodes these proteins:
- the RAB9A gene encoding ras-related protein Rab-9A, producing MAAKSSLLKVILLGDGGVGKSSLMNRYVTNKFDAQLFHTIGVEFLNKELEVDGHFVTMQIWDTAGQERFRSLRTPFYRGSDCCLLTFSVDDSQSFQNLSNWKKEFIYYADVKEPESFPFVILGNKVDIDERQVSTEEAQDWCRNNGNHPYFETSAKDATNVAAAFEEAVRRVLASEDRSDHFIQTDTVNLHRKPKPSSSCC from the coding sequence ATGGCTGCAAAATCATCACTCCTTAAAGTAATACTGCTAGGAGATGGTGGAGTTGGGAAGAGTTCCTTGATGAACAGATATGTCACCAACAAGTTTGATGCACAGCTGTTTCATACAATAGGTGtggaatttttaaataaagagttGGAAGTTGATGGACACTTTGTTACAATGCAGATATGGGACACAGCAGGTCAGGAACGTTTTAGGAGCTTGCGGACTCCTTTCTATAGAGGTTCTGACTGTTGCCTGCTAACATTCAGTGTGGATGACTCTCAAAGCTTTCAAAACTTAAGCAACTGGAAGAAAGAATTCATTTATTATGCAGATGTCAAGGAGCCTGAAAGTTTTCCATTTGTGATACTGGGTAACAAAGTTGATATTGATGAAAGGCAAGTGTCTACAGAAGAAGCCCAAGACTGGTGCAGGAATAACGGCAACCATCCCTATTTTGAAACCAGTGCAAAAGATGCCACTAATGTTGCAGCAGCCTTTGAAGAAGCCGTTAGAAGAGTTCTAGCCTCTGAAGACAGATCAGATCACTTTATTCAAACAGATACAGTAAACCTTCATCGGAAGCCGAAACCCAGTTCATCATGCTgttga